One genomic region from Equus caballus isolate H_3958 breed thoroughbred chromosome 4, TB-T2T, whole genome shotgun sequence encodes:
- the NACAD gene encoding NAC-alpha domain-containing protein 1 isoform X2 has product MPGEAARAELLLPEAGGPGPRTDLSCDAAAATTPRGDQLEHCALTPGPSALALTFLPNKPGARPPPEGASWDAGPGTPSAWAVPTEGGPSPGPPEVRPAEGPLLATLEPRIVMGEETHRALPPSRAALPELRDWEGGHASLNPPPELCSQGDPPVPFPALDPDSYFTPPSTPTETASALLPRSSAGPCRDARDAQAEPGGSPPASPPASPPASPSGSYITADGDSWASSPSCSLSLLSPAEGLDIPSGWGFSQLGSMADEQELPPAGPPGSLSSESSLSADSSSSWGQEGHFFELDFLANDPMIPAALLPFRGSLIFEVEAVEVTPLPPEGEEAEQEEEQEGEQEEEAPAPGGDLAGEGEDDSTFASSLQSLSDLSITEGMDEAFAFRDDTSAASSDPDSASYTGADDERLYSGEPHAQPTALLQNSPDEALSWGPECAPGVLEGEASHATESQETAAEIAGAEPALGQASTAAVAPHAPQEGPGLTGLTPQALGKEADSTAGPGPVATATPQPLQEGDDATLGLEPRTAQGVAGFLPSPDSPQDLKEEAGQGPAAAASPEPQPGEVDLATPLPLQDAGLPSGQGPAAAASYQALQTDASCLPGTEPMATSARREGDKALRLRPAPDDRDAGHTGGPEPPALDQAQQGSPEQAADAEIPWASQEDAGCLSPATEAPDPAEPDTEAPDISKSASEGLDTPKHDKEVLGTPKPASEGLDSPEHDKEVLDTPGPASEALDTPEHDKEVLGTPKPASEGLDTPEHDKEVLGTPEPVSEHLDTTEHDKEVLDTPEPASEGLDSPKHDKEVLDTPRPASEGLDTPKHDKEVLDTPGPASEGLDSPEHDKEVRDTPEPASEGLDTAEHDREVLGTHEHDKEALGTPKPASEGLDTPEHDKEVLDTPEPASEGLDTPEHDKDVLGTHEHDKEALGTPKPASEGLDTPEHDKEVLDTPEPASEGLDSPECDKEVLGTPKPASEALDTPEHDREVLGTPEHNKEALGTPKPASEGLDSPECDKEVLDTPKPASEGLDTPKHDKEVLNTPEPASEGLDTPKHDKEVLDTPEPASEGLDTPEHDKEVLGTPEHDEEALGTPKPASEGLDTPKHDKEVLDTPEPASEGLDTPKHDKEVLDTPEPASEGLDTPEHDKEVLGTPEHDEEALGTPKPASERLDTPEHDTESLDTPEHDTEGLDIPEPDIEALGTPEPASKGLDIPERDTEALSTPKSATESSDTPMPETEALDTSEPATEALDTPEPDTEALDTPKSAMEALDTPEPDTEALDTPKSAIEALDTPEPDTETLDTPKSAMEALDTPKPATEALDTPKSATEGLDTPKHDKEGLAMPRSAMESWDTPEPDSEALDTPKPDMEALGTPKSATEGLDNPEPDMEALGIPKSAMKGPDTPKPDMEALDTSEPATEALDTPDHNMEALGTPKSAMEGPDTPESDVDILGTPEPEMEALDTPKPDVDILDTPEPDMEALDSPEPDMEALATPLPETEALDTPEPDTEGPDTPKPDTEGLHTPKPITEARDTPEPDTEDLETPEPAMDTPAMEARDIPEPDTEAGDTPKPATEALETPKPDMEALDTPEPDTEALDIPEPATKALDTPEPDTETLDTPEPATKALDTPEPDTETLDTPEPDTKALDTPEPATKALDTPEPDTEALDTPEPDMETLDTPEPDTKALDTPEPATKALDTPEPDTEALDTPEPDMETLDTPEPDTKALDTPEPATKALDTPEPDTEALDTPEPDMETLDTPEHATKALDTPEPDTEALDTPEPDMETLDTPEPATKALDTPEPDTEALDTTEPATEAPDTPEPPTKGLDTPEPDTETLDTPEPATEALDTPERASSGKEVAEDVLVPEWRACPDAGVHTGGGAEPHLLPKEAQGAKNQWSGGLKPRPQGAGKAPRSSSPEGCPAACPEVSQAQPPSPVEEGRATPEPRLPGAVASEAWLGSCAEPPLRAVPRLGEGYPKEPAPTSPPPSWQPEPVLSLGSSQRAQAAPRIPGPFPPQSLESPTGGLPRAPQDSILGSEPSAAGVLVEAAPPPMALPGPCPCQGPREDSMEGEEPPGSPSLPSPKAGAQRAVAAFSGTTNLPGAGQRVTLPPHAPLLSPKAASKRGSHAKDLASQLSPPCQVPPGSGPWSPAGPRGLPATEHQDDQDSLEEDSPRAPGSGQHSDSHGESSAELEENFSGPQSAQCPAQAAAGSGSEETVAKAKQSRSEKKARKAMSKLGLRQIQGVTRITIQKSKNILFVIAKPDVFKSPASDTYVVFGEAKIEDLSQQVHRAAAEKFKVPAEPSALVPESAPGPHVRPCEEEEGDEEEEEVDEAGLELRDIELVMAQANVSRAKAVRALRDNQSDIVNAIMELTM; this is encoded by the exons ATGCCTGGGGAGGCTGCTCGCGCCGAGCTGCTGCTGCCTGAGGCGGGCGGCCCGGGTCCCCGCACAG ATCTGTCCTGCGATGCAGCTGCGGCCACCACCCCGAGAGGGGACCAGCTGGAGCACTGTGCCCTGACCCCCGGGCCCAGTGCCCTGGCCCTCACGTTCCTGCCCAACAAGCCAGGAGCCAGGCCCCCACCAGAGGGAGCCAGCTGGGATGCAGGACCGGGCACCCCCTCAGCCTGGGCAGTCCCCACGGAAGGcggccccagcccagggccccccGAGGTTCGACCTGCCGAGGGTCCTCTCCTAGCCACCCTGGAGCCCCGGATTGTGATGGGCGAGGAGACGCACCGCGCACTCCCACCGTCCAGGGCAGCCCTGCCAGAGCTCAGGGACTGGGAGGGTGGGCACGCCAGCCTGAACCCACCCCCCGAGTTGTGTTCTCAGGGTGACCCTCCTGTGCCTTTCCCTGCTCTGGACCCTGACTCCTACTTCacacctccctccacccccaccgagacagcctctgccctgctccccaggagCAGCGCTGGGCCCTGCAGGGACGCCCGGGATGCCCAGGCTGAGCCAGGGGGCTCACCACCTGCCTCGCCACCTGCCTCACCACCGGCCTCGCCCTCAGGCTCCTACATCACAGCGGATGGGGACagctgggcctcgtccccatccTGCTCCCTGAGCCTGCTGTCCCCGGCTGAGGGGCTGGACATCCCCTCGGGCTGGGGCTTCTCCCAGCTGGGGTCCATGGCGGACGAGCAGGAGCTGCCCCCTGCTGGGCCCCCGGGCTCCCTGTCCTCAGAGTCCAGCCTCTCGGCAGACAGCAGCTCTTCCTGGGGCCAGGAGGGCCACTTCTTCGAGCTGGACTTCCTGGCCAACGACCCAATGATCCCCGCCGCCCTCCTGCCCTTCCGGGGCAGCCTGATCTTCGAGGTGGAGGCAGTAGAGGTGACGCCGCTGCCCCCCGAGGGAGAGGAGGCGGAACAAGAGGAAGAACAGGAGggggaacaggaggaggaggccCCTGCCCCTGGAGGGGACCTGGCCGGGGAGGGCGAGGACGACAGCACTTTTGCCTCCTCCCTGCAGTCGCTGTCTGACCTCTCCATTACTGAGGGCATGGATGAGGCCTTTGCCTTCCGAGACGACACCTCGGCGGCCTCCTCTGACCCCGACTCGGCTTCCTACACAGGGGCAGATGACGAGAGGCTGTACAGCGGAGAGCCCCACGCCCAGCCCACCGCTCTGCTCCAGAACAGCCCTGACGAGGCCCTGTCCTGGGGCCCGGAGTGCGCTCCTGGGGTCTTGGAGGGAGAGGCCAGCCATGCCACTGAGAGCCAGGAAACTGCTGCTGAAATAGCTGGGGCGGAGCCCGCTTTAGGCCAGGCATCCACTGCGGCTGTGGCCCCGCACGCCCCACAGGAAGGCCCTGGCCTCACCGGGCTGACCCCTCAGGCCCTGGGGAAAGAGGCAGATTCCACTGCAGGACCAGGGCCTGTCGCCACAGCCACACCTCAGCCCCTGCAGGAGGGAGACGATGCCACCTTAGGCCTGGAGCCTCGGACTGCACAGGGCGTGGCGGGTTTCCTGCCAAGCCCAGACTCTCCGCAGGATTTGAAGGAGGAAGCGGGCCAGGGGCCTGCTGCTGCAGCCAGCCCTGAGCCACAGCCTGGAGAAGTGGATCTGGCCACACCCCTGCCCCTGCAGGATGCAGGCCTCCCCTCAGGCCAGGGGCCTGCTGCTGCGGCCAGCTATCAGGCCCTGCAGACAGATGCAAGCTGCCTCCCAGGTACTGAGCCCATGGCAACCTCGGCCCGGCGGGAAGGAGACAAGGCCTTGAGACTGAGGCCAGCTCCTGACGATAGGGACGCAGGCCACACTGGAGGCCCAGAGCCTCCAGCCTTGGACCAGGCCCAACAGGGCAGCCCAGAGCAAGCTGCAGATGCTGAAATACCCTGGGCCTCACAGGAAGATGCGGGCTGCCTCAGTCCTGCCACAGAGGCCCCAGACCCTGCTGAGCCTGACACAGAAGCCCCAGACATCTCCAAATCTGCCTCAGAGGGCCTGGACACCCCCAAGCATGACAAGGAGGTCCTGGGCACCCCCAAGCCTGCCTCAGAAGGCCTGGACAGCCCGGAGCATGACAAGGAGGTCCTGGACACCCCCGGGCCTGCCTCAGAGGCCCTGGACACCCCCGAGCATGACAAGGAGGTCCTGGGTACCCCCAAGCCTGCCTCAGAAGGCCTGGACACCCCCGAGCATGACAAGGAGGTCCTGGGTACCCCCGAGCCTGTCTCAGAGCACCTGGACACCACTGAACATGACAAGGAGGTCCTGGACACCCCTGAGCCTGCCTCAGAGGGCCTGGACAGCCCCAAGCATGACAAGGAGGTCCTGGACACCCCCAGGCCTGCCTCAGAAGGCCTGGACACCCCCAAGCATGACAAGGAGGTCCTGGACACTCCAGGGCCTGCCTCAGAGGGTCTGGACAGCCCCGAACATGACAAGGAGGTCCGGGACACCCCTGAGCCTGCCTCAGAGGGCCTGGACACCGCTGAACATGACAGGGAAGTCCTGGGCACCCATGAGCATGATAAGGAGGCCCTGGGTACCCCCAAGCCTGCCTCAGAGGGTCTGGACACCCCCGAACATGACAAGGAGGTCCTGGACACCCCCGAGCCTGCCTCAGAGGGCCTGGACACCCCTGAACATGACAAGGACGTTCTGGGCACCCATGAGCATGATAAGGAGGCCCTGGGTACTCCCAAGCCTGCCTCAGAGGGTCTGGACACCCCCGAACATGACAAGGAGGTCCTGGACACCCCTGAGCCTGCCTCAGAGGGCCTGGACAGCCCTGAGTGTGACAAGGAGGTCCTGGGCACCCCCAAGCCTGCCTCAGAGGCCTTGGACACCCCCGAACATGACAGGGAAGTCCTGGGCACCCCTGAGCACAATAAGGAGGCCCTGGGTACCCCCAAGCCTGCCTCAGAGGGCCTGGACAGCCCTGAGTGTGACAAGGAGGTCCTGGACACCCCCAAGCCTGCCTCAGAGGGCCTGGACACCCCCAAGCATGACAAGGAGGTCCTGAACACCCCCGAGCCTGCCTCAGAGGGCCTGGACACCCCCAAGCATGACAAGGAGGTCCTGGACACCCCCGAGCCTGCCTCAGAGGGCCTGGACACCCCCGAACATGACAAGGAAGTCCTGGGCACCCCTGAGCATGATGAGGAAGCCCTGGGTACCCCCAAGCCTGCCTCAGAGGGCCTGGACACCCCCAAGCATGACAAGGAGGTCCTGGACACCCCCGAGCCTGCCTCAGAGGGCCTGGACACCCCCAAGCATGACAAGGAGGTCCTGGACACCCCCGAGCCTGCCTCAGAGGgcctggacaccccagaacatgACAAGGAAGTCCTGGGCACCCCTGAGCATGATGAGGAAGCCCTGGGTACCCCCAAGCCTGCCTCAGAGCGTCTGGACACCCCTGAGCATGACACAGAGAGTCTGGATACCCCTGAGCATGACACAGAGGGCCTGGACATCCCTGAGCCTGACATAGAGGCCCTTGGAACCCCTGAGCCTGCCTCAAAGGGCCTGGACATCCCAGAGCGTGACACGGAGGCCCTGAGCACCCCCAAGTCTGCCACAGAGAGCTCGGACACACCCATGCCTGAGACCGAGGCCCTGGACACCTCTGAACCTGCCACGGAGGCCCTGGACACCCCTGAGCCTGACACAGAGGCCCTGGACACCCCCAAATCTGCTATGGAGGCCCTGGACACCCCCGAGCCTGACACAGAGGCCCTGGACACCCCCAAATCTGCTATAGAGGCCCTGGACACCCCTGAGCCTGACACGGAGACCCTGGATACCCCCAAATCTGCCATGGAGGCCCTGGACACGCCCAAGCCTGCCACAGAGGCCCTGGACACCCCCAAATCTGCTACAGAGGGCCTGGACACCCCTAAGCATGACAAGGAGGGCCTGGCCATGCCCAGGTCTGCCATGGAGAGTTGGGATACCCCTGAGCCTGACTCGGAGGCTCTGGACACCCCCAAGCCTGACATGGAGGCCCTGGGAACCCCCAAGTCTGCCACGGAGGGCCTGGACAACCCTGAGCCTGACATGGAGGCCCTGGGCATCCCCAAGTCTGCCATGAAGGGCCCGGACACCCCCAAGCCTGACATGGAGGCCCTGGACACCTCTGAGCCTGCCACGGAGGCCCTGGACACCCCTGACCATAACATGGAGGCTCTGGGCACCCCCAAGTCTGCCATGGAGGGCCCGGACACCCCCGAGTCTGATGTGGACATCCTGGGCACCCCCGAGCCTGAAATGGAGGCCCTGGACACCCCCAAGCCTGACGTGGACATCCTGGACACCCCTGAGCCTGACATGGAGGCCCTGGACTCCCCTGAGCCTGACATGGAGGCCCTGGCAACGCCCCTGCCTGAGACGGAGGCCCTGGACACCCCTGAGCCTGACACAGAGGGACCGGACACCCCCAAACCTGACACGGAGGGCCTGCACACTCCCAAGCCTATCACAGAAGCCAGGGACACCCCTGAACCTGACACAGAGGACTTGGAGACCCCCGAGCCTGCCATGGACACCCCTGCCATGGAAGCCAGGGACATCCCCGAGCCTGACACAGAGGCCGGGGACACCCCCAAACCTGCCACGGAGGCCCTGGAGACCCCTAAGCCTGACATGGAGGCTCTGGACACCCCTGAGCCCGACACGGAGGCCCTGGACATCCCTGAGCCTGCCACAAAGGCCCTGGACACCCCTGAGCCTGACACGGAGACCCTGGACACCCCCGAGCCTGCCACAAAGGCCCTGGACACCCCTGAGCCCGACACGGAGACCCTGGACACCCCTGAGCCTGACACGAAGGCCCTGGACACCCCTGAACCTGCCACGAAGGCCCTGGACACCCCTGAGCCCGACACGGAGGCCCTGGACACCCCTGAGCCTGACATGGAGACCCTGGACACCCCTGAGCCTGACACGAAGGCCCTGGACACCCCTGAACCTGCCACGAAGGCCCTGGACACCCCTGAGCCCGACACGGAGGCCCTGGACACCCCTGAGCCTGACATGGAGACCCTGGACACCCCTGAGCCTGACACGAAGGCCCTGGACACCCCTGAACCTGCCACGAAGGCCCTGGACACCCCTGAGCCCGACACGGAGGCCCTGGACACCCCTGAGCCTGACATGGAGACCCTGGACACCCCCGAGCATGCCACGAAGGCCCTGGACACCCCTGAGCCCGACACGGAG GCCCTGGACACCCCTGAGCCCGACATGGAGACCCTGGACACCCCCGAGCCTGCCACGAAGGCCCTGGACACCCCAGAGCCCGACACGGAGGCCCTGGACACGACTGAGCCTGCCACGGAGGCCCCGGACACCCCTGAGCCTCCCACGAAGGGCCTGGACACCCCTGAGCCTGACACGGAGACTCTGGACACCCCCGAGCCTGCCACGGAGGCCCTGGACACCCCTGAGCGTGCCTCCAGTGGAAAGGAAGTAGCTGAGGATGTGTTGGTGCCCGAGTGGAGAGCCTGTCCTGATGCCGGCGTGCACACTGGTGGTGGAGCTGAGCCCCACTTGCTGCCAAAGGAGGCCCAGGGGGCCAAGAACCAGTGGAGTGGAGGCCTTAAGCCAAGGCCGCAGGGTGCCGGGAAGGCTCCCAGGAGCAGCAGCCCAGAGGGGTGTCCTGCTGCCTGCCCCGAGGTCAGCCAGGCACAGCCCCCAAGCCCagtggaggagggaagggccacCCCGGAGCCCCGGCTTCCAGGGGCTGTGGCCTCAGAGGCCTGGCTGGGCTCCTGTGCAGAGCCTCCATTGAGGGCTGTGCCCAGGCTGGGTGAGGGCTACCCCAAAGAGCCTGCCCCCAcatccccacctccctcctggcAGCCAGAGCCTGTTCTGAGCCTGGGCAGTAGCCAGCGGGCCCAGGCAGCACCCAGAATCCCCGGCCCCTTCCCACCACAGTCCCTAGAAAGCCCCACGGGGGGCCTGCCCAGGGCGCCCCAGGACAGTATCCTGGGCTCTGAGCCCTCTGCTGCTGGTGTCCTCGTGGAGGCAGCCCCGCCTCCCATGGCgctccctggcccctgcccttGTCAGGGCCCCCGGGAAGACTCAATGGAGGGTGAGGAGCCCCCGGGCTCTCCAAGCCTCCCATCCCCCAAGGCAGGAGCCCAGCGGGCGGTGGCTGCCTTCTCAGGAACCACAAACCTCCCGGGGGCCGGACAGCGAGTCACCCTCCCGCCCCACGCCCCCCTTCTCAGCCCCAAGGCAGCCTCCAAGAGGGGCAGCCATGCCAAAGACCTGGCCTCACAGCTCTCACCCCCCTGCCAAGTGCCTCCTGGCTCTGGGCCCTGGAGCCCAGCCGGCCCTCGAGGGCTCCCAGCTACTGAGCATCAGGACGACCAGGACAGCCTGGAGGAAG ACTCACCACGAGCACCGGGCTCAGGCCAGCACTCAGACAGCCACGGGGAGTCATCAGCCGAGCTGGAGGAGAACTTCTCAGGACCGCAGAGTGCGCAGTGCCCAGCCCAG GCTGCAGCAGGCAGTGGCAGCGAGGAGACCGTCGCCAAAGCCAAGCAGAGTCGCAGTGAGAAGAAGGCCCGAAAG GCAATGTCCAAGCTGGGCTTGCGGCAGATCCAGGGGGTCACCAGGATCACCATCCAGAAGTCCAAAAACATCCTTTTCGTCATCGCCAAGCCCGACGTCTTCAAGAGCCCGGCCTCGGACACCTACGTGGTCTTCGGAGAGGCCAAG ATTGAGGACCTGTCCCAGCAAGTGCACAGAGCCGCCGCCGAGAAGTTCAAGGTGCCCGCGGAGCCCTCTGCCCTGGTCCCTGAGTCTGCACCCGGGCCGCATGTGAGGCCATgcgaggaggaagaaggggacgaggaggaggaggag GTGGACGAGGCGGGGCTGGAGCTGCGGGACA